One stretch of Juglans microcarpa x Juglans regia isolate MS1-56 chromosome 3D, Jm3101_v1.0, whole genome shotgun sequence DNA includes these proteins:
- the LOC121254195 gene encoding vacuolar iron transporter homolog 4-like, giving the protein MAATARADNDQVLSLDHVGIAVHDAKDMEKKQCLGAEDESFDYYQRAQWLRAAVLGATDGLVSIASLMMGVGAVKKEFRAMLLAGFAGLVAGACSMAIGEFVSVSTQYDIEMAQLKREKKRRKTGDVEVQDIKEDMDKEKLPNPVQAAFASALSFSVGGLVPLLAAVVVKDHKVRLELVVGVASLTLIVFGVIGAKFGRTAVGRSCARLLVGGWMAMAITFGMTKFIGSGGLEL; this is encoded by the coding sequence TGCAAAAGATATGGAGAAAAAACAATGCCTAGGGGCTGAAGATGAGAGTTTTGACTACTACCAAAGAGCACAGTGGCTTCGTGCTGCTGTTTTGGGAGCCACAGATGGGCTAGTTTCTATTGCATCGTTAATGATGGGCGTGGGAGCTGTTAAAAAAGAATTCAGAGCCATGCTGCTTGCTGGATTCGCAGGGTTAGTTGCTGGGGCATGCAGTATGGCAATAGGAGAATTTGTCTCCGTTTCCACTCAATATGACATAGAGATGGCTCAgttgaaaagagagaagaaaagaagaaagaccGGAGACGTCGAAGTGCAGGATATTAAAGAAGATATGGACAAGGAGAAGCTCCCGAATCCGGTGCAAGCTGCTTTTGCGTCGGCACTTTCATTTTCGGTGGGAGGATTGGTGCCACTGCTGGCCGCTGTGGTTGTAAAGGATCATAAAGTGAGGCTTGAGTTGGTGGTCGGGGTGGCCAGCTTGACATTAATTGTATTCGGAGTGATAGGAGCAAAGTTTGGGAGGACTGCTGTGGGAAGGTCCTGTGCCAGGCTGCTTGTTGGAGGATGGATGGCTATGGCTATTACTTTTGGGATGACCAAGTTTATTGGATCCGGTGGATTGGAATTGTGA